In the Candidatus Methylomirabilota bacterium genome, one interval contains:
- a CDS encoding PPC domain-containing DNA-binding protein codes for MVIGRGGRAGEVVVVRLAPGELLLESLRAICRQEKIRNGVILTGFGSLSASRVTGVVSPAFPPTRFYDNRSRAGVEILALSGVVADYHVHAHVVLCDRRKAFGGHVEEGCRILSLSEIAIMRVDRIRLKRLLDPTSGQKLLGVVRRYAADGVDQEGSLLTVQKRLARRRLARRAGR; via the coding sequence ATGGTGATCGGACGGGGAGGGCGTGCGGGTGAGGTCGTGGTCGTCCGGCTGGCGCCGGGCGAGCTCCTGCTGGAGTCGCTGCGGGCGATCTGTCGCCAGGAGAAGATCCGGAACGGCGTGATCCTGACCGGCTTCGGGTCCCTCTCGGCATCGCGCGTCACCGGCGTCGTGTCGCCGGCCTTTCCGCCGACCCGCTTCTACGACAACCGCTCGCGCGCCGGCGTGGAGATCCTCGCGCTGAGCGGCGTCGTCGCCGACTATCACGTCCACGCCCACGTGGTGCTGTGCGACCGCCGGAAGGCGTTCGGCGGCCACGTCGAGGAGGGGTGCCGCATCCTCTCGCTGTCCGAGATCGCGATCATGAGGGTCGATCGTATTCGGCTCAAGCGGCTGCTCGACCCGACGTCCGGCCAGAAGCTCCTCGGCGTGGTGCGGCGCTACGCGGCCGACGGCGTCGACCAGGAGGGGAGCCTCCTGACGGTCCAGAAGCGCCTGGCGCGCCGCCGGCTCGCCCGCCGCGCCGGCCGATAG
- a CDS encoding carboxymuconolactone decarboxylase family protein, producing MDPLTPHLTHAERGARRHHLNGLILASPMKTYRAMTELGREVFADGALPKKQKELIALAVAVAANCWE from the coding sequence ATGGATCCCCTCACCCCGCACCTCACCCATGCCGAGCGGGGGGCTCGCCGGCATCACCTGAACGGCCTGATCCTGGCGTCGCCGATGAAGACGTACCGCGCGATGACCGAGCTGGGGCGAGAGGTGTTCGCCGACGGGGCGCTTCCGAAGAAGCAGAAGGAGCTCATCGCGCTCGCCGTCGCGGTCGCCGCGAACTGCTGGGAATGA
- the phnX gene encoding phosphonoacetaldehyde hydrolase: protein MSFSYRRVYRGPIEAVLLDWAGTTMDFGCVAPAVVFIEVFRRRDVPITMEEARAPMGAHKRVHIQRITELDSVRQRWRDAHGRPPTDDDVQAMFDEFVPLQLECLSKYSELISGTVEVVGELRRRGIKIGSTTGYTTPMMEINLRDAERQGYMPDSTVCASDVPAGRPSPYMCLRNVINLGVTTVHACIKVDDTVPGIEEGLNAGMWTVGLAVSGNEVGLTLDEWAALPASERAVKRERAYRRLRQAGAHHVVDTIADLMPCVDDIQARIHRGEQP, encoded by the coding sequence ATGAGCTTCAGCTACCGGCGTGTCTATCGCGGACCGATCGAGGCGGTGCTGCTGGACTGGGCCGGCACCACCATGGACTTTGGCTGCGTCGCGCCGGCGGTCGTCTTCATCGAGGTGTTCCGCCGGCGAGACGTGCCGATCACGATGGAAGAGGCGCGAGCCCCGATGGGAGCCCACAAGCGCGTCCACATCCAGCGGATCACGGAGCTGGATTCGGTGCGCCAGCGCTGGCGGGACGCCCACGGCCGGCCCCCCACCGACGACGACGTCCAGGCCATGTTCGACGAGTTCGTGCCGCTCCAGCTCGAGTGCCTCTCGAAGTACTCCGAGCTCATCTCGGGCACCGTCGAAGTCGTCGGCGAGCTGCGCCGGCGTGGCATCAAGATCGGCTCCACCACCGGGTACACGACCCCGATGATGGAGATCAATCTCCGGGATGCCGAGCGCCAGGGGTACATGCCCGACTCCACCGTCTGCGCGAGCGACGTGCCGGCCGGGCGGCCCTCCCCCTATATGTGCCTGCGGAACGTCATCAATCTCGGGGTCACCACCGTGCACGCCTGCATCAAAGTCGACGACACGGTGCCCGGCATCGAGGAAGGCCTCAACGCGGGCATGTGGACCGTGGGCCTGGCGGTCAGCGGCAACGAGGTCGGGCTCACGCTGGACGAGTGGGCGGCGCTCCCGGCGTCGGAGCGGGCGGTCAAGCGTGAACGGGCCTACCGCCGCCTGCGGCAGGCGGGCGCCCACCACGTCGTGGACACCATCGCGGACCTCATGCCGTGCGTCGACGACATCCAGGCCCGTATCCATCGCGGCGAGCAGCCGTAG
- a CDS encoding DUF1116 domain-containing protein has translation MSVAVANRECLRRLQEGTAVLADVRLAREVMPGLGDRTALHAGPPVPWERMCGPMRGAVIGACLFEGWAHTPDEAVALAAEGGLRFDSCHHHQAVGPMAGIITPSMAVFVVRNERFGREAYATINMGLGKVLRMGAYDASVLERLGWMNRELAPILADAVRRAGGVDVKGLIAQALGMGDEAHNRNKAATSLLARVLAPQVAMARSGDVERALAFMGASDSFFLNLAMAASKVMLDAAHGLLGSTVVTAMARNGVEFGIRVSGAGDRWFTAPAPKVTGVYFPGYGPDDACLDIGDSAITETAGLGAFALAAAPAIVQLIGGSARLALETTQRMYEITLAEHETFRIPALDFRGTPLGIDVRKVVTTGITPAIDTGIAHREAGVGQIGAGLTAAPMECFVQALEAFASR, from the coding sequence ATGAGCGTCGCCGTGGCCAACCGCGAGTGTCTCCGGCGCCTCCAGGAGGGGACGGCCGTGCTCGCGGACGTCCGCCTCGCGCGCGAGGTGATGCCGGGCCTCGGCGATCGCACGGCGCTCCACGCGGGACCGCCGGTCCCCTGGGAGCGGATGTGCGGCCCGATGCGCGGGGCGGTCATCGGCGCCTGCCTCTTCGAAGGGTGGGCGCACACTCCCGACGAGGCGGTGGCGCTGGCCGCGGAGGGGGGCCTCCGATTCGACTCCTGCCACCACCACCAGGCGGTGGGGCCCATGGCGGGGATCATCACCCCGTCGATGGCCGTGTTCGTGGTCCGGAACGAGCGGTTCGGGCGGGAGGCCTACGCCACCATCAACATGGGGCTGGGGAAGGTGCTCCGGATGGGCGCGTACGACGCCTCGGTGCTCGAGCGCCTCGGCTGGATGAACCGCGAGCTGGCGCCGATCCTGGCCGACGCCGTCCGGCGGGCGGGCGGGGTGGACGTCAAGGGGCTGATCGCCCAGGCTCTCGGGATGGGCGACGAGGCCCACAACCGCAACAAGGCCGCCACGTCGCTGCTCGCTCGCGTCCTGGCCCCCCAGGTGGCGATGGCGCGGTCGGGCGACGTCGAGCGCGCCCTGGCCTTCATGGGCGCGAGCGACTCCTTCTTCCTCAACCTCGCGATGGCCGCCTCCAAGGTCATGCTGGACGCGGCTCATGGCCTCCTCGGCTCGACGGTGGTGACGGCCATGGCGCGTAACGGCGTCGAGTTCGGCATCCGTGTGAGCGGCGCCGGGGACCGCTGGTTCACGGCGCCCGCGCCCAAGGTGACCGGCGTCTATTTCCCGGGCTACGGCCCCGACGACGCCTGCCTGGACATCGGCGACTCTGCCATCACCGAGACGGCGGGGCTGGGCGCGTTCGCGCTGGCCGCCGCCCCCGCCATCGTGCAGCTCATCGGCGGGTCCGCGCGGCTGGCGCTCGAGACCACCCAGCGGATGTACGAGATCACCCTCGCCGAGCACGAGACCTTCCGGATCCCCGCGCTCGACTTCCGGGGGACGCCCCTCGGCATCGACGTCCGCAAGGTCGTGACGACGGGCATCACCCCCGCCATCGACACCGGCATCGCCCACCGAGAGGCCGGCGTCGGCCAGATCGGGGCCGGGCTGACCGCGGCGCCGATGGAGTGCTTCGTCCAGGCCCTCGAAGCCTTCGCGTCCCGCTGA
- a CDS encoding 3-oxoacyl-ACP reductase family protein — MGRLDGKTALVTGGNTGIGRAIALAFAEEGADIAAFWIEREPDARRLVEAIRALGPRALALRVDVTREDEVRAGVQKVLEALGKIDVLVNNAGIQKAQALTETTVEDWDRMMAVHLRGTFLCCREVVPHMRERGSGRIINMASQLAYTGRARYSAYSAAKGGILTFTRALAQEVAPAIQVNAVAPGLVDTGFDPLPESRKREIAEALPLKRLGRPDDVAPAFVFLASDEGRYFCGQTLGPNGGEVMP, encoded by the coding sequence ATGGGGCGGCTCGACGGGAAGACGGCGCTGGTGACCGGGGGCAACACGGGAATCGGCCGCGCGATCGCGCTGGCGTTCGCCGAGGAAGGGGCGGACATCGCGGCCTTCTGGATCGAGCGGGAGCCCGACGCGCGAAGGCTCGTCGAGGCCATCCGGGCCCTCGGGCCCCGCGCCCTGGCCCTTCGCGTGGACGTGACGCGAGAGGACGAGGTCCGGGCGGGGGTCCAGAAGGTCCTGGAGGCGCTCGGGAAGATCGACGTGCTCGTCAACAACGCCGGGATCCAGAAGGCCCAGGCTCTCACCGAGACGACGGTCGAGGACTGGGACCGGATGATGGCCGTGCATCTCCGGGGGACCTTCCTCTGCTGCCGCGAGGTGGTGCCTCACATGCGGGAGCGCGGGAGCGGGCGGATCATCAACATGGCCTCCCAGCTCGCCTACACCGGGCGGGCCCGGTACTCGGCCTACTCGGCGGCCAAGGGCGGGATCCTGACGTTCACCCGGGCCCTCGCCCAGGAGGTCGCGCCGGCGATCCAGGTCAACGCGGTGGCGCCGGGCCTCGTGGACACGGGCTTCGACCCCCTGCCGGAGAGCCGGAAGCGCGAGATCGCCGAGGCGCTGCCCCTCAAGCGGCTCGGGCGGCCGGACGACGTGGCCCCGGCCTTCGTGTTCCTGGCCTCCGACGAGGGCCGCTATTTCTGCGGTCAGACGCTGGGGCCGAACGGGGGCGAGGTGATGCCATGA